The region TTAGATTTCGTCGGTACCAGTAGACAATCTTGTCATCCTGGATGTAGGCCTTTGGCGAAGTGGCACCAGCTTTGTAGGCTGCGATGAAGGGCGTAGACAAGTCGAGCCAACCGTCGTGCGGCCTCACTGGGTGTTAGCGAACAAAGTTTTTCACCAGATGGTCAGTGGAAATACGTACATATCATTAGTCCACTTGGAGTTTCCGTCATCGAAATGAAGGGAGTTGAGTGGTCCGACATAATGCGACTCGCCGTAGTCGTTCCAGGTTACCATTTCAACCATTGGGAACCCGTTTTGGAGGACTTCGTTCCACCGCTGGAAGATTAATGGTCCAGATGGGAATACCCAATTCTTGCTGTAGGATACTTCCTGCCTAGGTGTTAGCAATAAGCCATATTGCGACGATGAATTGACCGTACCGGACCGTAGTGAGTTGAGAACCAAGGCGAAACAGCTGACAAAGCTCGTTAGCTACAAATCTCTCTTGAGCTTTGAAGACGAGTGGTAAGTCTCACGGGCTAAATACGGcttgccaccaagccagCTCTGATAAGCATTgtcaccagcttcaacagTGATGTTCGCACCAGGAGTTGGGGCCTTGTTGTTTCCATTATTCGGCCATGCCTAGATCACGAAGTTTAGCCAATTGAAATTCAATTCGACTGTGTAATTTCTCAACTGGGTTCAAGTTATCAATCTGAGTACTCACCATCCAATTCAGCGCTCCATCGATTGCGCTCACATCGCCCTGCCCAGGATGAAAGTTTGGCACAAAATACACATTCTGTCCGGCAGCACTCCTCATAGCATTCACGTCTAAGCCGTCTCCAGCAAACGATGAAGCAAAGGGGCGATTATCGACAAACAGCTGCGCCGGCTTGCTAGCATACTGGGCAATCTTTTGTCCAACCTGCGCAGCCTGGTCGATGTGCCACCAGTTAAAATCGAAAGAAATGAAGACTTTCATGCCATTCCTGGCAGCTGAGTCGTACGCAAATCCAAGCTGGGTATCGGTATATGAGTCGACGCCGATGTTGAGAGCGAATGCATCAATGCCTGCGGCTTTGGCTCGCTGCATGTCTGCGTCAAAGTCATTGGAGCTTGTGCGTTCGCCAACAATTCCAATCTGTTTTGGTAAGTGGTCGGCTTATCATAACGGTAAGGTATTTCTAGCGTTATTTTCATACCATGAAGTGGCAAAACACTAATCTGTCGGCTGCGGCTGCACGTTCAGCTAGCGATTTCGCAATAGGTGAAGCGTTCGTCACTGCAGCCAAGGCGGCAATGCATGCGACACCAATGCGGTGTATTCCTCTGAGCAACATTGTAACGATTCAACTGAGAAAGAAGCGGGTggtttggtgatgaggtagaGGTATGAATTTCATCTTAtttgccagcaaaggcatACTTATACCTCGAGCATGTTGTGTTCCAAAATACATCCGGTAATTTTTCCTTGTCGACGAGGTTCACGATGAGAGTAGGACGTCGATATTATTCGGACCGAATGAGATAAGTCAGTAACTTGACCTCGTCTTGTTCAGACTCGTGGTTTCCTATGTAAGACAGGTCGACACCAAAATACTATACCAAAACAGGTGTCGTGATGTGTTGAAGCTTCCACATGTCGGCACACTGTTGCCGAGCAAGGGTGCGCCATTACATGTATTCTAATTACCGATACACTTTCCGCCGAGTGTCTCTCCGATTATGTTGAAGGACAGTGGAGACTACGAGCCTGAGCAAAAAGCTGGCCTTAGTATCGACACCAGGAACGGCGAGCAGTTTTGGGGCTAAAGACAGGCGAACACTCCGTACCGGATGCCGGATGTTCACAATTGCCAGTTTGGGACAAATTCTTAGAACTTTGTAACATCGGGCCTTATTCTGGCTTAGGATAGCAGGGAAGGGCCTCGTGGCTCGTAGATGATGCCTGCAGCCCCGGAGTCTAGACTCCAACGATGCATCACCGCGGAAGGAGGCAGTATATTCTAAGCCTTCACTAGATCCTTTTATACCGTAATATACTCAAACCGCATCTAAACTGTGAATAAGCAAAATGGAGGAATAAGAAAACCCAGTTTCGACTTTCCAACCAAACGCAAGGACTTGCAATTAAGTTCCCCTTAGATGAAGTAGCTTCCCCAGCGCCACGTCGCTTGAGATAGCAAGCACAGTGGTTTAGAAAGGTAAACCCAATTCTTCCTTGATATTGTTCTCCAGTTGAAGCGGCTACACATAGGCACATGAGCATGGGAAATGCGGAGGCACTGGGCAGCTCTCTGTTTTGCCTATAGTCGCCATCACGTAATTGGTCGAACAGAGCGCATGGCAACCCCTAGCTCAAGACTAAGTCTTTGGATTCTTTGAGAAGTGGTTGGCTCTGCCCCTACCGCTTAAATTGTCCGGAATGCAACGCAATCTGTAGCCCTGGCAAGTCTGGGGTACCTTGCTGTAGATGGCGTTCTCATCTGGTCAAATTGTGGCAATACAGGAGCGGCAGTTTCCGTAAGGCTGTTCCCAAAATTCTCCTCCTAACGCACAGGGCAAAGTAATGCTG is a window of Pochonia chlamydosporia 170 chromosome 5, whole genome shotgun sequence DNA encoding:
- a CDS encoding alpha-1,3-glucanase/mutanase (similar to Neosartorya fischeri NRRL 181 XP_001260032.1) — encoded protein: MLLRGIHRIGVACIAALAAVTNASPIAKSLAERAAAADRLVFCHFMIGIVGERTSSNDFDADMQRAKAAGIDAFALNIGVDSYTDTQLGFAYDSAARNGMKVFISFDFNWWHIDQAAQVGQKIAQYASKPAQLFVDNRPFASSFAGDGLDVNAMRSAAGQNVYFVPNFHPGQGDVSAIDGALNWMAWPNNGNNKAPTPGANITVEAGDNAYQSWLGGKPYLAPVSPWFSTHYGPEVSYSKNWVFPSGPLIFQRWNEVLQNGFPMVEMVTWNDYGESHYVGPLNSLHFDDGNSKWTNDMPHDGWLDLSTPFIAAYKAGATSPKAYIQDDKIVYWYRRNLNSINCDATDTTEVPANNASGNYFEGKPNGWQDFDDVVYIATLLTADATLTVNSGGNSQTFQASAGAQLFTIPAGLGKQQFAVSRGGQTILSGTSLMDITDVCPCGIYNYNAYVGTLPPGFSDPLQHDGLASLTMGLHVTTCFPTPSLGTNPPSVNYNYQINNNQQYFGEPANVYDKRRYTSTTNLQRWHKR